TTTTATGCCAGGCAACAATGGTTCCTTCGGTCATCGTATCACTCATTTTCGGCATCCGAATAACCGACGCATTTACTTTTTCGGCTGGGGCTGCTGAAACCGCTTTCTGATCAGGCAGATTGGTAGTAGCCTCGGCGCTGGCACTATTGGCCGGAGCAGGCGCTGGGGCCGGGCTGGGTGCAGGAGCAGCCTGCTGGCTTCCCCCACTGGAACCGTTGAGTAATGCTTTATAATCTTCGCCTTCTGCACCGATAACGGCCAATACGCCATCGACGGGCACAGAAGCACCTTTTTCAACACCGATATAGAGCAAGGTACCTTCCTCATACGATTCGAGGTCCATCGTTGCCTTATCAGTTTCGACTTCGGCCAGTATATCGCCGGACTTTACTTTATCGCCCACTTTCTTGTGCCACTCCGCAATGACGCCTTCGGTCATGGTGTCGCTCATTTTGGGCATTCGAATTAATTCAGCCATAATTTAGCTATGTGTATATCGGGTTATACGAAACGATCGGCCGGGCTGGAGAGTACGTTCTGCGCCCCAGTTAAGGGTCAAAATTAAGAGAAAGGAAATTAATAGTGAAGAATGAAGTGTGTAGAGTAAAGAATAGTTTCCAATCTTTTATTCCATATTCTATATGCTTCATCCTTTTCTTCTATTCTACCCACAACACCAACCCCTTCAAATACCCCCCTTCGGGATGAAATAAACTAACCGGATGATCGGCGGGCTGACTCAGATGGTGTAGCACACGCACCTGCCGACCCGCTTCGATGGCAGCTGCTACAATCGTATTATAAAACAGTTCGCGGTCAACCACCTGCGAACAGGAAAAGGTAAATAAGATACCCCCAGGGGCCACTCGTCGGAACCCTTCTGCATTCAATCGTTTATAGCCCTGAACGGCGCGGTGGCGGGCCGACAAACTTTTGGCAAACGCCGGAGGATCAAGCACCACCACATCGTACTGACGGTCGTGCGTCTTCAGATAATGCATCACATCCTCCGCAAAGGCTTCATGATGGCTGTCTTCGCCAAAATTCGCCACTACGTTTCGGTTCGTCAGATCAATCGCTTTCTGCGATACATCGACCGAATGCACCAGGTTTGCCCCTGCTTTGAGACCATATACCGAAAAGCCGCCCGAATAACAGAACGCATTCAACACGTTTTTTCCCTGTGCATACTGCGCCAGCAAGGCCCGGTTATCGCGTTGATCCAGAAAAAATCCGGTTTTCTGGCCCGTTATCCAGTCGACAAGGAACGTATTGCCATTCTCCTGAACCGGATGCGGCACGGGCGTTCGGCCATACAAATACCCGTTGGTAACGGTAGCTCCGTATTCGTCGGGCAAGGTGTCGGCACTTTTATCATAGACTGCCTTTAGCTCATCGCCAAAAACAGCTTTTAAGGCTTCGGTAATCAACTCGCGTTCGCGGTGCATGCCAATCGAGTGTGCCTGCAACACAACCACACCATTATACATGTCCAAGATTAGACCTGTACAGCCATCCCCTTCGCCATGAACGAGCCGATAACAGTTTGTTTCGCCTGTCACAATCGTTTGGCGAATACTTCGAATATGGCTTAGTTTCTTTGTCCAATAGGCCACATCGGGTACTACAGGCCCACCCGCCGTGGCCCCAAACGAAAACAAACGCACTGCAATACTGCCATCATGATAATGCCCCGTAGCCAGATAGCGCTGCTTATTGTCAAATACTTCAACGACATCTCCATCTGCCACATGGCCTTCATACCGGCTAATGGCCCGCGAAAACACCCAGGGGTGAAACCGACGAACCGCTTCATCGCGCCCAGGCTGCAAATAAATTTTGGAAAAATTCATGCACAAAGATAAAGAGTGAAAGAGTGAAAGAGTGAAAGAGTGAAACTGTCAACAATTTTTTCGCTCTTTCGCTCTTTCGCTCTTTCACTCTTTACTTTTTCCCCATCTTTACACTTTCGCTTTGTAAACTTTCAACCTATGCAACGACGTAGTTTCCTTAAGCAATCCGGCCTGCTCACGGCGGGTGCTTTAACCCTTAGCCAAACCGATTTATTCGCCAACGCCCCTGCCAAGACCATCAATCCATTTGGAGCCCAACTGTATAGTGTTCGTGATATGATGCCCAAAGACCCGAAAGGTGTTATGACGCAACTGGCGCAGATGGGCTATAAACAATTCGAAAGCTACAGTGGTCCACAAGGATTTTTGTGGGGTATGCAACCTAAAGAAATCAAATCGTTCCTCGACGGGCTGGGTGTAAAGATGGTGAGTACTCATTTCAACTACCGGGCAGAAGTCGATAAGCCGGACCAGCTCAAGAAAAGTATTGAAATGGCGCACGATGCCGGATTGACCTACCTGCTTTGCCCATTTTATGGTCCGCAAAAAACCTGGGATGAGTGGAAAAAAGTAGCCGATCAGTTCAACACCGTTGGCGAAGAGGTGAAGAAAGCAGGATTGAAATTCGGTTATCACAACCACGACTATTCGTTCCGCCCACTCGACGGTAAGCTTCCCCAGGAATTCCTGCTGGCCAATACTGATCCCAACTACGTGATGTTCGAACTGGATTTGTGCTGGATCGATGTAGCGGGTGTAAATACCGAAGAACATCTCAAAAAATACGGCAAACGCTACGAACTCTGCCATGTAAAAGACTACAAAGTTCAGGATGGTAAGCCCGTCCAGAACGATCTTGGCAAAGGCAATGTAGACTTCAAAAAGACGCTTCGCATTGCCATGAACAGCGGTATCAAGTATTTCCTGGTTGAGCAGGAGCAATATCCTGAATCGTCTATCATCAGTATGAAAAACGACGCGGAGTACATGAAGCAGTTGTCCGTATAAGCACTCAGAGAGGGTTGTGAAAAGCAGCCCTCTTTTATACATTCATAAAAAATAGTACCCTTATGGAAACAGTGCGAATTCATGTTAATCAACAAAGCGATGGCATAACATTTAGTTTACCATTAGCTACTCGCCAATCTTTACTCCAAGAATTCCCGAATGCTCATCCAGTAAGTAGTTTATTCGTCGCTTATGATGTTAGGCATAATTTTGAGTTCTATCATGGAACCATAGAACCTCAAATCTTCCCAGTTATGCTTGGGCTTACTCAGACAAATTTACAAAAAATTAAAACTATACTTTTCGTCAATCCGGTAACTAATCAGACGATTTATAAATACCCTCATGAGTAAAATGTTTAATAATTACATTGGAAAAGCTGGGCAATTATTTGCAATGTCCGAATTTCTGATGCGAGGATGGAATGTAGCAATTCCTGAAGTCGACCGGGGTGAAGATATTTGTGTCGTTCAGGATAGTGATGAAACACTACGTAGAGTTCAGGTTAAGTCATCTCAAGCAATACCGTTACAAAAAGGATATTATGCTGAATTCAATATTCCATACCGCCAGATTGTAACTGCATTAACTCCAGACATTCACTTTTTCTTACTTGTTAGGCATGACAAACACTGGAAAGATGTACTAATCATTAGTCGGGAACTGCTTGAAAATGAACTTGCGTTTGGCCAGAATAATGACCCAATCCTTGAAAACAAAAAGCCCACTCTGCATATAAGATTCATTGGTGACAAGATAATCTGCCGCCAAAAAGACTTTACCCACTATAGAAGTAATTTTACTGATTTTAGCCAAATCAACCATTAATTCTCCTCCCTGGCCGAAAACAACCGTTTGAGCCAACTCTTCTTCTCCTCGCCTTCTTCTTTCTTCTCATCATCGGTAAACTGATAGTTTGCCAGTACACGTAAATCAGGTTGGCCCGCATCGACCCAACAAGTGTACCAGAAATCGCCAACCATCTTTACAGAAGCCCGCATCTGTCGCTCTACCTGTCCCTTTAAGTGTTCGTGATAACGTCTGGAGAAATCGGCCGAATACACTTTGGTAGTTATCCCATTCCGTTCTTCAAAACCATACTTTTGCGTTTCCCCTACTTCATCGGTTAGCTGCTGTTCAAAACGCAGTACAGAATCCAGAGCCGCATTAGCCCTAAAAACTGCCCGCCAGGCGGCTTTTTGTGGCGAATAAACGTATTCTGCCTGCCCCGTCAGAAAATCATAATCGACGCTGAATAACTCTGGTAATCGGGATTCCCAGAATCCATGAATCCCCTGCTGGTTCGTTAGCTGACCGTTATAATTACGCGTTGTATGTAATGGAACATTCGCATCGGCAATATAATGGCCTAAATCGGCCGCAACCCGTAAAATCCGACGAACATTCCGCTCCTTAAAAGCTTCTGTTAACTGGTATTTAGTGAGCTGAATCTGCCAGGGAACAATGCCATGTAAAGCCAGCGTATCGGCTCCATATCGTTCCGTAGCTTCTTTATAATAGCGAGGTAGTGTAGCACTTGTTGTATCTGAATACGCATCCAGATCAATAAAATGACGAGGGGCTTCACCAACCAC
This window of the Spirosoma aerolatum genome carries:
- a CDS encoding class I SAM-dependent rRNA methyltransferase; its protein translation is MNFSKIYLQPGRDEAVRRFHPWVFSRAISRYEGHVADGDVVEVFDNKQRYLATGHYHDGSIAVRLFSFGATAGGPVVPDVAYWTKKLSHIRSIRQTIVTGETNCYRLVHGEGDGCTGLILDMYNGVVVLQAHSIGMHRERELITEALKAVFGDELKAVYDKSADTLPDEYGATVTNGYLYGRTPVPHPVQENGNTFLVDWITGQKTGFFLDQRDNRALLAQYAQGKNVLNAFCYSGGFSVYGLKAGANLVHSVDVSQKAIDLTNRNVVANFGEDSHHEAFAEDVMHYLKTHDRQYDVVVLDPPAFAKSLSARHRAVQGYKRLNAEGFRRVAPGGILFTFSCSQVVDRELFYNTIVAAAIEAGRQVRVLHHLSQPADHPVSLFHPEGGYLKGLVLWVE
- a CDS encoding sugar phosphate isomerase/epimerase family protein, translating into MQRRSFLKQSGLLTAGALTLSQTDLFANAPAKTINPFGAQLYSVRDMMPKDPKGVMTQLAQMGYKQFESYSGPQGFLWGMQPKEIKSFLDGLGVKMVSTHFNYRAEVDKPDQLKKSIEMAHDAGLTYLLCPFYGPQKTWDEWKKVADQFNTVGEEVKKAGLKFGYHNHDYSFRPLDGKLPQEFLLANTDPNYVMFELDLCWIDVAGVNTEEHLKKYGKRYELCHVKDYKVQDGKPVQNDLGKGNVDFKKTLRIAMNSGIKYFLVEQEQYPESSIISMKNDAEYMKQLSV
- a CDS encoding PDDEXK-like family protein, with the protein product MSKMFNNYIGKAGQLFAMSEFLMRGWNVAIPEVDRGEDICVVQDSDETLRRVQVKSSQAIPLQKGYYAEFNIPYRQIVTALTPDIHFFLLVRHDKHWKDVLIISRELLENELAFGQNNDPILENKKPTLHIRFIGDKIICRQKDFTHYRSNFTDFSQINH
- a CDS encoding zinc dependent phospholipase C family protein, with product MFDQIYNRFIWLYVSANIFFGSLVNGTPIVLRKPAQNRPAWGFYAHQQINRLAVFTLPVEMMPFFKKYITYLSDNAVNPDKRRYAVVGEAPRHFIDLDAYSDTTSATLPRYYKEATERYGADTLALHGIVPWQIQLTKYQLTEAFKERNVRRILRVAADLGHYIADANVPLHTTRNYNGQLTNQQGIHGFWESRLPELFSVDYDFLTGQAEYVYSPQKAAWRAVFRANAALDSVLRFEQQLTDEVGETQKYGFEERNGITTKVYSADFSRRYHEHLKGQVERQMRASVKMVGDFWYTCWVDAGQPDLRVLANYQFTDDEKKEEGEEKKSWLKRLFSAREEN